Proteins encoded together in one Geitlerinema sp. PCC 9228 window:
- a CDS encoding tetratricopeptide repeat protein has translation AEPLYRQALEMRKRLLGEQHPDVATSLSSLAILYKDQGRYEEAEPLYRQALEMRKRLLGEQHPSVAASL, from the coding sequence AAGCGGAACCCCTCTACCGCCAAGCTCTAGAGATGAGAAAACGCCTATTGGGCGAGCAACACCCTGATGTCGCCACCAGCCTCAGCAGTTTGGCAATTTTGTACAAAGACCAAGGCAGGTACGAGGAAGCGGAACCCCTCTACCGCCAAGCTCTGGAGATGAGAAAACGCCTACTGGGCGAACAACACCCCTCCGTCGCCGCCAGCCTC
- a CDS encoding tetratricopeptide repeat protein: LYESQGRYDEAEPLYRQALEMRKRLLGEQHPSVASSLNNLALLYQSQGRYEEAEPLYRQALQMYKRLLGEQHPDVATSLNNLALLYKDQGRYEEAEPL; the protein is encoded by the coding sequence TTTGTACGAAAGCCAAGGTCGCTACGACGAAGCGGAACCCCTCTACCGCCAAGCTCTGGAGATGAGAAAACGCCTACTGGGCGAGCAACACCCCTCAGTCGCCAGCAGCCTCAACAATCTGGCACTTTTGTACCAAAGTCAAGGTCGCTACGAGGAAGCGGAACCTCTCTACCGCCAAGCTTTGCAAATGTACAAACGCCTATTGGGCGAACAACACCCTGATGTCGCCACCAGCCTCAACAATCTGGCACTTTTGTACAAAGACCAAGGCAGGTACGAGGAAGCGGAACCCCTC